The following are encoded together in the Pseudomonas sp. Leaf58 genome:
- a CDS encoding DotI/IcmL family type IV secretion protein has product MPNPNTKASKPAVRQHPGANIPVGEGLQAVQHRNDFYKEGDKKLFFVAGFVSVVLVIQIFIAFLGFNARNERVYFATDPNGSLIKMQMLNQPNQKDPVVAQWVSNALVDTFTANWRNLDTHQNEATMRWFTDDGAKELLKALKDSGNFDVITEKRMLLNTSLDSTPILLASRQRIPRVSFNGFSRWMV; this is encoded by the coding sequence ATGCCCAATCCCAACACCAAAGCATCCAAGCCCGCTGTTCGGCAGCACCCTGGCGCTAACATTCCTGTCGGCGAAGGCCTCCAGGCGGTTCAGCATCGCAATGACTTCTACAAGGAGGGTGACAAGAAGCTGTTTTTCGTCGCCGGATTTGTGTCCGTGGTGCTGGTCATCCAGATTTTCATTGCGTTTTTGGGGTTCAATGCTCGCAATGAGCGCGTGTATTTTGCCACTGACCCTAACGGCTCGCTGATCAAGATGCAGATGCTCAATCAGCCGAACCAAAAGGATCCAGTGGTGGCCCAGTGGGTTTCCAATGCATTGGTTGATACGTTCACAGCCAACTGGCGAAACCTTGACACTCACCAGAACGAAGCCACTATGCGCTGGTTTACCGACGATGGCGCCAAAGAACTGCTCAAGGCACTGAAAGACTCCGGCAACTTCGATGTGATCACTGAAAAGCGGATGCTGCTGAACACCAGCCTCGATTCGACTCCGATCCTGTTGGCAAGTCGCCAGCGAATACCCAGGGTGTCTTTCAATGGGTTTTCCAGGTGGATGGTCTGA